The following are encoded together in the Robertmurraya sp. FSL R5-0851 genome:
- a CDS encoding FliA/WhiG family RNA polymerase sigma factor, translating to MGQAPSIEEQNIWEKWTSKRDSDAGDFLVRKYLPLVSYHVQRISVGLPKNVSRDDLKSLGMIGLYDALEKFDPTRDLKFDTYASFRIRGAIIDGLRKEDWLSRNTRDKAKRIEQTIEKLEQKLMRNVTSKEIAEELNMSEDDVHNTMNEHFFANVLSIDEQPDGEEKEGAGFSLKDERAEIPEETIIKNELISELSSMISHLNDKEQLVLSLFYQEELTLTEIGQVMDLSTSRISQIHSKAIFKLRQTLQKIV from the coding sequence ATGGGACAGGCACCTTCGATCGAGGAACAAAACATATGGGAAAAATGGACTTCCAAAAGAGACAGTGATGCAGGTGATTTTTTAGTAAGAAAATATTTGCCGCTTGTAAGCTATCATGTCCAAAGGATTTCCGTTGGTTTACCGAAGAATGTTTCACGAGATGATTTAAAGAGCTTAGGAATGATTGGTTTATACGATGCGCTTGAAAAATTTGACCCTACAAGGGACTTGAAATTTGATACATATGCGTCCTTTCGTATTCGCGGAGCCATCATTGATGGGTTAAGAAAGGAAGATTGGCTCTCTAGAAATACAAGAGATAAAGCCAAACGAATTGAGCAAACCATTGAAAAGTTAGAACAAAAACTAATGAGAAATGTGACTTCTAAAGAAATCGCAGAAGAGCTAAATATGAGCGAAGACGATGTTCACAATACAATGAACGAGCATTTTTTTGCTAATGTATTATCAATTGACGAGCAACCGGATGGCGAGGAAAAAGAAGGAGCTGGATTCTCGTTAAAGGACGAACGCGCAGAAATTCCAGAGGAGACCATTATTAAAAATGAGTTAATCTCTGAGTTATCATCAATGATTTCTCATTTGAATGATAAAGAACAGCTTGTATTAAGCTTATTCTATCAGGAAGAGTTGACATTAACTGAGATTGGACAAGTGATGGATTTATCAACGTCAAGAATATCGCAAATACATTCAAAAGCCATTTTTAAGCTAAGACAAACATTACAAAAAATCGTTTAA
- the rpsB gene encoding 30S ribosomal protein S2 codes for MSVISMKQLLEAGVHFGHQTRRWNPKMKKYIFTERNGIYIIDLQKTVKKVEEAYNWVKELAGNGGTVLFVGTKKQAQDSVKEEAIRSGQYYVNQRWLGGTLTNFETIQKRIARLKDIERMAEDGTFDVLPKKEVVQLKKEQERLEKFLGGIKDMKQLPDALFIIDPRKERIAVAEAHKLNIPIVGIVDTNCDPDEIDVVIPANDDAIRAVKLLTAKMADAILEAKQGEEVTA; via the coding sequence ATGTCAGTAATTTCAATGAAGCAATTACTTGAAGCTGGTGTACACTTCGGACACCAAACTCGCCGCTGGAACCCAAAAATGAAGAAATATATCTTCACTGAGCGTAACGGCATCTACATCATCGATCTTCAAAAAACAGTTAAGAAGGTTGAAGAAGCTTATAACTGGGTAAAAGAACTAGCTGGTAACGGTGGAACAGTTCTTTTCGTTGGTACAAAGAAGCAAGCTCAAGACTCTGTAAAAGAAGAAGCGATCCGTTCAGGTCAGTACTATGTTAACCAACGTTGGTTAGGTGGTACTTTAACAAACTTCGAAACAATCCAAAAGCGTATTGCACGCCTTAAAGATATCGAAAGAATGGCTGAAGATGGTACATTTGATGTACTTCCTAAGAAAGAAGTTGTTCAACTGAAAAAAGAGCAAGAGCGCTTAGAAAAGTTCTTAGGCGGAATTAAAGATATGAAGCAACTTCCTGATGCTTTATTCATTATCGACCCTCGTAAAGAGCGTATTGCAGTTGCTGAAGCACATAAATTAAACATCCCTATCGTTGGTATCGTTGATACAAACTGTGATCCAGACGAAATTGATGTTGTTATCCCTGCAAACGACGACGCTATTCGTGCTGTTAAGCTATTAACTGCTAAGATGGCAGATGCTATTTTAGAAGCGAAGCAAGGCGAAGAAGTTACAGCGTAA
- the tsf gene encoding translation elongation factor Ts translates to MAVTAQMVKELRERTGAGMLDCKKALQATEGDMEQAIDFLREKGMASAAKKADRVAAEGTTYILTQGNEAVILEVNSETDFVAKNEGFQVLVKELAEHILANKPASVEEVNAQTMANGATVESYVNAAIAKIGEKISLRRFEIKSKGDNDAFGAYLHMGGRIGVLTVLEGTADDAAAKDVSMHIAALNPKYVSRDEVSAEEIERERQVLTQQALNEGKPENIVAKMVEGRLSKYFQDVCVNDQAFVKDPDQKVKAFVESKGGKIREFTRYEVGEGIEKRADNFAEEVMNQVKGN, encoded by the coding sequence ATGGCAGTAACGGCTCAAATGGTAAAAGAATTACGTGAAAGAACAGGCGCAGGTATGTTAGATTGCAAAAAAGCACTTCAAGCAACTGAAGGGGATATGGAACAAGCAATCGACTTCTTACGTGAAAAAGGTATGGCTAGCGCTGCGAAGAAGGCAGACCGTGTAGCGGCTGAAGGAACTACTTATATCCTTACTCAAGGAAACGAAGCAGTTATTCTAGAAGTTAACTCTGAAACAGATTTCGTTGCAAAGAACGAAGGTTTCCAAGTGCTAGTTAAGGAACTTGCTGAGCATATCCTAGCTAACAAGCCAGCTTCAGTAGAGGAAGTAAATGCACAAACAATGGCTAACGGCGCAACAGTTGAGTCATACGTAAACGCAGCTATCGCAAAAATTGGTGAGAAAATCTCTCTACGTCGTTTTGAAATCAAGTCTAAAGGCGACAACGATGCATTCGGTGCTTACCTACACATGGGTGGACGCATTGGTGTGTTAACAGTATTAGAAGGAACAGCTGACGACGCTGCTGCTAAGGATGTTTCAATGCACATCGCTGCATTAAACCCTAAGTATGTATCTCGTGACGAAGTTTCTGCTGAAGAAATTGAGCGTGAGCGTCAAGTTCTTACTCAACAAGCGCTTAACGAAGGTAAGCCAGAAAACATCGTAGCTAAAATGGTTGAAGGCCGTCTAAGCAAATACTTCCAAGACGTATGTGTGAACGACCAAGCATTCGTTAAAGACCCAGATCAAAAAGTAAAAGCTTTCGTAGAATCAAAAGGTGGAAAGATTCGCGAATTCACTCGTTACGAAGTAGGAGAAGGTATCGAAAAGCGTGCTGATAACTTCGCTGAAGAAGTAATGAACCAAGTTAAAGGTAACTAA
- the pyrH gene encoding UMP kinase: MTSPKYKRVVLKLSGEALAGEQGFGINPKVIKSVADQVKEIADLGVEVAVVVGGGNIWRGKIGEEMGMDRANADYMGMLATVMNSLALQDSLEQSGVETRVQSSIEMRQVAEPYIRRRAIRHLEKKRVVIFAAGTGNPYFSTDTTAALRAAEIEAEVILMAKNNVDGVYSADPRIDKTAKKYDELSYLDVLKEGLAVMDSTASSLCMDNDIPLLVFSIMEQGNIKRAVMGESIGTIVRGKK; the protein is encoded by the coding sequence ATGACCAGTCCGAAATATAAACGCGTCGTACTAAAACTAAGTGGTGAAGCACTTGCTGGTGAGCAAGGATTCGGAATTAATCCGAAAGTAATTAAATCGGTTGCCGATCAAGTAAAGGAAATTGCGGATTTAGGTGTTGAAGTAGCCGTTGTTGTTGGTGGAGGAAATATCTGGCGAGGTAAAATTGGTGAAGAAATGGGTATGGATCGTGCGAATGCTGACTATATGGGTATGCTAGCCACAGTCATGAACTCATTAGCGCTTCAAGATAGTCTCGAACAGTCAGGTGTGGAAACGCGTGTACAATCCTCTATTGAGATGCGACAAGTAGCGGAACCTTATATTCGTAGACGAGCCATTCGTCATCTTGAGAAGAAGCGAGTGGTTATTTTTGCAGCAGGTACTGGAAATCCTTATTTCTCAACAGACACAACAGCTGCATTACGTGCTGCAGAAATCGAAGCAGAAGTCATTTTAATGGCGAAGAATAATGTAGATGGAGTATACTCTGCTGACCCACGTATTGATAAAACAGCAAAGAAATATGATGAGCTTTCTTATTTAGATGTACTTAAGGAAGGATTAGCTGTTATGGATTCAACTGCTTCTTCTTTATGTATGGATAATGATATACCACTTCTTGTTTTCTCTATTATGGAGCAAGGAAATATCAAACGTGCCGTAATGGGCGAATCCATTGGGACTATTGTGAGGGGGAAAAAATAA
- the frr gene encoding ribosome recycling factor, whose translation MPKQIVANAKERMNKAIGAYTRELAGIRAGRANASMLDRITVDYYGAPTPINQLAGVSVPEARMLVIQPYDKSILGDIEKAILKSDIGITPSNDGSIIRLAIPQLTEERRKELVKVVKKESEEAKVAVRNIRRDANDELKKLEKNGEITEDDQRGYSDDIQKLTDEYITKVDQLTKDKEKEILEV comes from the coding sequence ATGCCGAAACAAATCGTTGCAAATGCAAAAGAACGTATGAATAAAGCTATCGGTGCTTACACTCGTGAGCTTGCTGGAATTCGTGCAGGACGTGCGAATGCATCTATGCTCGATCGAATTACGGTCGACTATTACGGAGCGCCAACTCCGATTAACCAACTTGCAGGTGTTTCCGTTCCAGAAGCACGTATGCTTGTGATTCAACCGTACGATAAATCTATTTTAGGCGATATTGAAAAAGCAATTTTAAAATCAGATATCGGTATTACTCCTTCAAATGATGGGAGCATCATTCGTCTTGCGATTCCTCAACTAACAGAAGAAAGACGTAAGGAATTGGTGAAAGTAGTCAAGAAGGAATCAGAAGAGGCAAAAGTTGCTGTCAGAAATATCCGTCGTGATGCGAATGACGAGTTGAAAAAGCTTGAAAAGAATGGTGAAATCACTGAAGATGACCAACGTGGTTATTCTGATGACATTCAAAAATTAACAGATGAGTATATTACAAAGGTTGACCAGCTAACAAAAGACAAAGAGAAGGAAATTTTAGAGGTTTAA
- a CDS encoding isoprenyl transferase, protein MLEKIKLWKNKPSSELERRITTIKNQSVPAHIAIIMDGNGRWAKKRALPRIAGHHEGMKVVRKITKLANALGVSTLTLYAFSTENWKRPKMEVDYLMKLPEEFLGTFLPELIEENVQVRMIGYKESLPAHTLNAINRAIEDTKDNDGLILNFALNYGSRAEILEAVKNVLKDHKSGILTENNINEEVFSNYLMTSELSDPDLLIRTSGEIRLSNFMLWQLAYTEFWFTDVLWPDFSEEHLVEAIEVFQNRQRRFGGV, encoded by the coding sequence ATGTTAGAGAAAATAAAGCTTTGGAAGAATAAACCTTCTTCTGAACTCGAGCGTCGGATAACAACAATAAAAAATCAATCCGTTCCTGCTCATATTGCTATTATTATGGATGGAAATGGCCGTTGGGCGAAAAAACGGGCGTTGCCTAGAATCGCGGGGCATCATGAAGGGATGAAGGTTGTCCGTAAGATAACGAAGCTTGCAAATGCATTGGGAGTGTCCACGTTAACTTTATATGCATTTTCAACAGAAAACTGGAAACGACCAAAAATGGAAGTTGATTACTTGATGAAGTTACCTGAGGAGTTTTTAGGAACTTTTCTCCCTGAATTAATCGAGGAAAATGTCCAAGTACGTATGATTGGATATAAGGAAAGTCTACCTGCTCATACGCTTAATGCAATTAATCGAGCGATTGAAGACACGAAGGACAATGATGGTTTAATATTAAATTTTGCTCTTAACTATGGAAGCAGAGCAGAAATTTTAGAAGCAGTAAAGAACGTCTTAAAAGACCACAAAAGTGGTATACTGACAGAGAATAATATAAATGAAGAAGTATTTTCAAACTACTTAATGACGAGTGAATTAAGTGATCCGGATTTACTCATTCGTACAAGTGGTGAAATACGGTTAAGTAACTTTATGCTCTGGCAATTAGCTTATACGGAGTTTTGGTTTACAGACGTGCTCTGGCCAGACTTCTCAGAAGAACACTTAGTCGAAGCAATCGAAGTATTCCAAAACCGTCAAAGGCGGTTTGGGGGAGTATAA
- a CDS encoding phosphatidate cytidylyltransferase: protein MKQRIISAIIFGAIFIPLVILGKLPFVLLVYVLATVALYELLKMRSIQLVSIPGIISMLVLWIFLIPKQLQNIFGPMHYTKVEFALLAVLLLLTYTVVTKNRFTFDDVSFSIMATLYIGMGFFYFIEIRETAGLMFIFYSLFIVWATDSGAYFIGRAMGKNKLWPDISPNKTVEGFIGGIVCAVIVAIFFALFSLETVSTIRLVIVTVFLSIFGQVGDLVESALKRHYNVKDSGNIMPGHGGILDRFDSLLFVWPVLYFILLP from the coding sequence ATGAAACAAAGAATTATTTCGGCAATTATATTTGGGGCGATATTTATACCTCTAGTAATTTTGGGTAAATTACCCTTTGTTTTATTAGTGTATGTTCTAGCAACTGTTGCACTGTATGAATTGTTAAAAATGAGAAGCATCCAATTAGTCTCCATTCCGGGGATTATATCAATGCTTGTCCTTTGGATCTTTTTAATACCGAAGCAGTTGCAAAATATTTTTGGACCTATGCACTATACCAAGGTTGAATTTGCCCTCTTAGCAGTTTTGCTGCTCTTAACTTACACAGTTGTAACAAAAAATCGTTTTACTTTCGATGATGTTTCCTTTTCGATAATGGCCACTCTATATATAGGAATGGGATTTTTCTATTTTATTGAAATTAGAGAAACGGCAGGACTGATGTTTATTTTTTATTCCTTATTTATCGTGTGGGCAACAGATTCCGGGGCGTATTTTATCGGTCGAGCAATGGGGAAAAATAAACTCTGGCCTGACATAAGCCCAAATAAAACAGTTGAAGGATTTATCGGCGGCATCGTATGTGCGGTAATAGTAGCTATCTTTTTTGCCTTATTCTCGCTTGAAACGGTATCTACAATAAGACTTGTTATAGTAACAGTTTTTTTATCTATTTTTGGACAGGTTGGCGATCTCGTCGAATCCGCATTGAAACGACACTATAATGTAAAAGATTCAGGCAATATAATGCCTGGACATGGTGGGATCCTAGATCGATTTGATAGCTTGCTGTTCGTTTGGCCGGTCTTATATTTTATTTTGTTACCGTAA
- a CDS encoding 1-deoxy-D-xylulose-5-phosphate reductoisomerase — MKYISLLGATGSIGTQTLDIIKEHPTEFVLAAMSVGRNIDLARKLIAEFHPELVCVLNKEDADSLRLEFPKIKFTYGFEGLSEVAVYKKSTILVNAVMGSVGLEPTLHAIEAGKAIALANKETLVTAGHIVMNAVRRNQVPLLPVDSEHSAIFQALQGEFEKNIGKLILTASGGSFRDRKRRELENVTVQDALNHPNWSMGAKITIDSATMMNKGLEVIEAHWLFDIPYEKIDVVLHKESIIHSMIEFHDSSVMAQLGTPDMRVPIQYALTYPDRLPLKTAQTLNLAKVGQLHFAEMDFERFRCLKFAYDAGIAGGTLPTVLNAANEIAVEAFLKGKITFLQIEDLIENALTNHQSIMEPSLAEIKAVDDETRKYVNSLL, encoded by the coding sequence ATGAAGTACATAAGTTTATTAGGTGCAACTGGTTCTATCGGAACACAAACTCTTGATATAATAAAAGAGCACCCTACAGAATTCGTATTGGCAGCAATGTCAGTAGGGAGAAATATTGATTTAGCTAGAAAGCTTATAGCAGAATTTCATCCTGAATTAGTTTGTGTGTTAAATAAAGAAGATGCTGATTCTTTAAGGCTCGAATTTCCGAAAATTAAGTTTACCTATGGGTTCGAAGGGTTGAGTGAAGTAGCTGTATATAAGAAATCTACTATTTTGGTAAATGCAGTAATGGGTAGTGTGGGTCTAGAACCTACATTGCATGCGATTGAAGCTGGAAAAGCGATTGCCTTAGCCAATAAGGAGACTCTAGTTACAGCGGGTCATATCGTAATGAATGCTGTTCGTCGAAATCAGGTCCCTTTATTGCCAGTAGATAGTGAGCATTCTGCTATTTTTCAAGCGCTTCAAGGAGAATTTGAAAAAAATATAGGGAAGTTAATTTTAACCGCATCGGGTGGAAGCTTCCGAGACCGTAAACGGCGGGAGTTGGAGAATGTAACGGTACAAGATGCCCTCAATCACCCAAATTGGTCTATGGGAGCAAAAATCACGATTGACTCTGCTACTATGATGAACAAAGGATTAGAAGTCATTGAAGCACATTGGCTATTTGATATTCCCTATGAAAAGATTGATGTTGTTTTACATAAGGAGAGTATCATTCACTCTATGATTGAATTTCATGATAGTAGTGTCATGGCACAATTAGGGACTCCGGATATGAGAGTTCCGATCCAATATGCATTAACTTATCCTGATCGGTTACCATTAAAAACAGCTCAAACATTAAACTTAGCGAAAGTCGGTCAACTCCATTTTGCAGAAATGGACTTCGAAAGATTTCGCTGCCTAAAATTTGCTTATGATGCAGGAATTGCTGGAGGCACGCTTCCGACCGTTCTTAATGCTGCAAATGAAATAGCGGTTGAGGCATTTCTAAAAGGAAAGATCACCTTTTTGCAAATTGAAGATTTAATCGAAAATGCGTTAACGAACCATCAATCAATAATGGAGCCAAGTTTAGCAGAAATTAAAGCGGTTGACGATGAGACACGCAAGTATGTAAATTCACTTCTATAA
- the rseP gene encoding RIP metalloprotease RseP, whose translation MNTVIAFIIIFGALVFFHELGHFIFAKRAGILCREFAIGMGPKVFSYQKGETLYTIRLLPIGGYVRMAGEDPEMAEIKPGYRVGLILDKNEVIEKIILNNKEKYPDARIIEVEYADIEQKLQIKGYEEGEEDILKTFSISRNAYLVENGTETLIAPYDRQFVSKTLGQRTMAIFAGPMMNFVLAFLIFVVIALWQGVPTNEPILGKLTPDGMAMQSGLQEGDKVQSIEGGEISTWEDVVEIIRQNPENELEFLVSRNGEELEIPVTPKAQDVDGTEIGIIGVYNPMEKSPIKSVTYGFKEVYYWTVEIFSMLGKLIVGQFSIDALSGPVGIYESTATVAKSGVMYLMKWAGILSINLGIMNLLPIPALDGGRLMFFAVEALRGKPIDRQKEGMVHFIGFALLMLLMLVVTWNDIQRIFL comes from the coding sequence TTGAACACAGTCATAGCCTTTATCATTATTTTTGGGGCACTCGTATTTTTCCATGAATTAGGACATTTCATCTTTGCAAAACGAGCAGGTATACTTTGTCGTGAATTCGCAATTGGAATGGGTCCGAAAGTCTTTTCTTATCAAAAAGGAGAGACACTCTACACGATTCGTTTATTGCCGATTGGCGGATATGTTCGCATGGCTGGAGAAGATCCCGAGATGGCTGAAATTAAACCAGGCTACAGGGTTGGACTAATACTGGACAAGAACGAAGTGATTGAAAAGATCATACTAAACAACAAAGAAAAGTATCCGGATGCTAGGATCATTGAAGTGGAATATGCCGATATTGAACAAAAATTACAAATAAAAGGCTATGAAGAGGGAGAAGAAGATATTTTAAAAACCTTCTCTATTAGTCGAAATGCCTATTTAGTGGAGAACGGTACAGAAACACTGATTGCTCCCTACGATCGTCAATTTGTTTCTAAAACATTAGGTCAAAGAACAATGGCCATATTCGCTGGACCAATGATGAATTTTGTCTTAGCCTTTTTAATTTTTGTTGTTATTGCTTTATGGCAAGGAGTACCGACAAATGAGCCCATCTTAGGGAAGTTAACTCCTGATGGAATGGCTATGCAATCGGGTTTACAAGAAGGCGATAAGGTTCAAAGTATTGAAGGCGGTGAAATCTCTACATGGGAAGATGTAGTTGAAATTATTCGTCAAAACCCTGAAAATGAATTAGAGTTTTTGGTTTCTAGAAACGGGGAGGAGCTTGAAATTCCAGTTACACCAAAAGCACAAGATGTGGATGGTACAGAAATCGGAATCATAGGTGTGTATAATCCAATGGAAAAGTCACCTATTAAGTCCGTTACGTACGGGTTTAAAGAAGTATACTATTGGACAGTTGAAATTTTCTCTATGCTTGGAAAATTAATCGTTGGGCAATTTTCAATTGATGCACTATCTGGTCCGGTTGGAATTTATGAGTCAACTGCTACCGTTGCTAAATCTGGAGTTATGTATCTAATGAAGTGGGCTGGTATTTTGAGCATTAATCTTGGGATTATGAACTTGCTTCCAATTCCTGCTTTAGACGGTGGAAGATTGATGTTCTTTGCAGTAGAAGCATTGAGAGGAAAGCCGATTGATCGCCAAAAAGAAGGCATGGTACACTTTATTGGATTTGCTCTTTTGATGCTCCTAATGCTAGTAGTTACTTGGAATGATATACAAAGGATATTCCTTTAA
- a CDS encoding proline--tRNA ligase: MKQSMTLIPTLREVPADAEIKSHQLLLRAGFVRQNASGIYSYLPMAQRVLKKIETIVREEMDNAGAVELLMPAMQQAELWQESGRWYTYGPELMRLNDRHDREFALGATHEEVITSLVRDEVKSYKRLPLALYQIQTKFRDEKRPRFGLLRGREFIMKDAYSFHSSQESLDQVYDRLFSAYSNIFSRCGLDFRAVIADSGAMGGKDTHEFMALSDVGEDTIAYSDTSNYAANIEMAPVVNTYEKSDEPQKEMEKVLTENKKSIEEVVSFLNIDASKCIKSLLFKVDDQHVLVLVRGDHEVNDIKLKNLYAASIVELATPEETKEILGCSIGSLGPVGVNKVEIVADSAVQAIVNGVCGANEEHHHFINVNADKDFSVTKYADIRFIQEGDLSPDGQGKIVFAKGIEVGHVFKLGTRYSEAMNATYLDENGKSQPMIMGCYGIGVSRTLAAVAEQFNDENGLVWPAQIAPFEVHLIPINLKDEAQAKLASELYEQLKAQALEVLMDDRAERPGVKFADSDLIGLPVRVTVGKKAAEGIVELKVRKTGEMLEVHKDDLLQTVAGLLK; the protein is encoded by the coding sequence ATGAAACAGAGTATGACGCTAATCCCAACTTTAAGGGAAGTTCCAGCAGATGCCGAAATTAAAAGTCATCAGCTACTATTAAGAGCTGGTTTTGTTAGACAAAATGCTAGTGGGATATATAGTTATTTACCAATGGCCCAGCGAGTACTAAAAAAGATTGAGACAATTGTTCGTGAAGAGATGGATAACGCAGGAGCTGTGGAACTGCTTATGCCTGCGATGCAACAAGCAGAACTTTGGCAAGAATCAGGTCGTTGGTACACCTATGGACCTGAATTGATGAGATTGAATGACCGCCATGATAGAGAGTTTGCTCTTGGGGCAACTCATGAGGAAGTCATCACTAGTTTAGTAAGAGACGAAGTAAAATCTTATAAGCGACTGCCGTTAGCGCTTTACCAAATTCAAACAAAGTTTAGAGATGAGAAAAGACCACGTTTTGGTTTACTTCGTGGGAGAGAGTTTATCATGAAGGATGCTTACTCTTTCCACTCTTCTCAAGAAAGTCTTGACCAAGTATATGATCGTTTATTTTCTGCCTACTCAAATATTTTTAGCCGTTGCGGTTTGGACTTCCGGGCTGTTATAGCGGATTCTGGAGCCATGGGTGGAAAAGATACGCACGAGTTTATGGCGTTATCTGATGTAGGAGAAGATACGATTGCCTATTCAGATACGTCAAACTATGCCGCTAATATCGAAATGGCTCCGGTAGTCAACACATACGAAAAATCCGATGAGCCACAAAAAGAGATGGAAAAGGTTCTGACTGAAAATAAGAAATCAATTGAAGAAGTAGTATCATTTTTAAATATTGACGCATCAAAGTGCATTAAATCTTTACTGTTTAAAGTGGATGATCAACATGTACTGGTGCTTGTTCGTGGCGACCACGAAGTGAATGATATTAAGTTAAAGAACTTATATGCAGCGAGCATCGTTGAACTAGCCACTCCAGAAGAGACGAAGGAAATCCTTGGTTGTTCAATTGGTTCACTAGGGCCAGTTGGCGTAAATAAAGTGGAGATTGTTGCAGATTCAGCCGTTCAAGCAATTGTTAACGGAGTATGCGGAGCAAACGAAGAACACCATCACTTCATCAACGTGAATGCAGATAAAGATTTTTCGGTAACAAAGTACGCGGATATTCGTTTTATTCAAGAAGGAGATCTATCTCCAGATGGTCAAGGCAAAATTGTTTTCGCCAAGGGAATAGAAGTAGGGCATGTATTTAAACTTGGAACTCGTTATAGTGAAGCGATGAATGCTACCTATTTAGACGAGAACGGAAAATCACAGCCAATGATTATGGGTTGTTATGGTATTGGTGTATCTAGAACATTAGCTGCTGTGGCCGAGCAATTCAATGATGAAAATGGACTCGTATGGCCAGCACAAATTGCACCTTTTGAAGTACATTTGATTCCAATCAACTTAAAAGATGAAGCTCAGGCGAAACTAGCATCAGAGTTATATGAACAATTAAAAGCTCAGGCGTTAGAAGTTCTTATGGACGACCGTGCTGAAAGACCAGGAGTTAAGTTTGCTGATTCCGATCTTATAGGTCTACCTGTACGTGTTACCGTTGGTAAAAAAGCTGCTGAAGGAATTGTAGAACTTAAAGTCCGCAAAACGGGTGAAATGCTAGAAGTTCACAAAGACGACCTTCTACAAACAGTTGCAGGGTTATTAAAATAA